From a single Apium graveolens cultivar Ventura chromosome 2, ASM990537v1, whole genome shotgun sequence genomic region:
- the LOC141697970 gene encoding uncharacterized protein LOC141697970 encodes MELKFFELKQEGMTVGECEKKFTELARFVGDYVDTDEKRVRRFQQGLKPWLRSRVATFELTTYAEVVQKAMVIEGESDQNLKERNQGGPRSFKKCDNKGQKNRIQRPSGQRSPQATNLECKFYNKRHTGNCNKAGIICFKCNLKGHYAHKCRNPKPPVTCFKCGKTGYMSRDCKTPGNNKLMQLTAAPYNQAMTSSVPTLQLPSNQPFESATPVFPPSCPAQAKIFSMNIKDVVQSSEVVAGMLSVNNINTKVPFDSGATRSFISKSFVGKLNCEIEPLVEPLSIILANRE; translated from the exons atggaattgaagttctttGAATTGAAGCAAGAAGGAATGACCGTGGGAGAGTGCGAGAAGAAAttcactgaattggctaggtttgttggAGATTATGTAGACACAGATGAAAAGAGAGTGaggagatttcaacaaggattgaagccttggCTACGAAGCAGAGTAGCTACTTTTGAACTGACCACATATGCTGAAGTGGTCCAGAAGGCGATGGTAATCGAAGGAGAAAGTGATCAAAACTTGAAGGAGAGA AACCAGGGAGGACCCCGAAGTTTTAAGAAGTGTGATAACAAGGGTCAGAAGAATAGGATTCAAAGGCCAAGTGGTCAAAGATCCCCGCAAGCAACAAATTTAGAGTGTAAATTCTACAACAAGAGACACACGGGTAACTGCAATAAGGCTGGCATCATTTGTTTCAAATGCAATTTGAAAGGTCATTATGCGCATAAGTGCCGAAATCCGAAGCCTCCTGTTACATGCTTCAAGTGTGGAAAGACCGGTTATATGTCGAGGGATTGCAAGACCCCCGGAAATAACAAGTTGATGCAATTGACGGCCGCCCCTTACAATCAAGCAATGACATCTTCTGTTCCAACTCTTCAACTACCTTCAAATCAACCTTTTGAATCTGCAACTCCAGTATTCCCTCCCTCCTGTCCTGCTCAGGCCAAGATATTCAGCATGAATATcaaggatgttgttcagagttctGAAGTTGTGGCAGGTATGCTCTCTGTCAACAATATTAACACTAAAGTGCCATTTGATTccggagctactagatctttcatATCTAAATCTTTTGTCGGCAAGTTGAATTGTGAAATTGAACCATTAGTTGAACCTTTATCTATCATTTTGGCTAATCGAGAATGA